A part of Triplophysa dalaica isolate WHDGS20190420 unplaced genomic scaffold, ASM1584641v1 Contig6, whole genome shotgun sequence genomic DNA contains:
- the LOC130416990 gene encoding uncharacterized protein LOC130416990 has translation MQVAKNGNVVRLRNVKRSLSFSDPDGYDILCSFNQHGSDEPAVPPLCAAELQEALNIAEVKALGPKQKVGEVFGKVKLNGSVSKVVPVNCSDCELKEIVINDGTGDMKVTLWDPFANPKKAMKSYAFKNLCTRDRGYIYLRTGPSSVVEPITDFTESEDKSETSQQESRSTALLSAKVKGVEITIQRRCPSCRARQTAFIEKSVLHRCKGCRLKQSSLAFVASFSGKAIVGTDNGEVNVVLISSALSIYLRWAALCSMLNDAEAIENHLLVLPGLDLTINADWFLLSIQRAVEPPAPSEETLNNSDEFLQEMLELAEVADHLPLHTQPVVLPAPEETLSEKKCALLC, from the exons atgcaggtggcAAAGAACGGCAACGTTGTGAGACTGCGGAATGTCAAGCGGAGTTTGA GCTTTTCCGATCCGGATGGTTACGACATCTTATGCTCCTTTAACCAGCATGGAAGTGACGAGCCTGCCGTTCCTCCCCTGTGCGCCGCCGAGCTCCAAGAGGCGCTCAATATAGCGGAGGTGAAAGCCCTCGGACCGAAACAGAAG GTGGGAGAAGTTTTTGGAAAAGTCAAACTCAACGGTTCTGTGAGCAAGGTAGTGCCCGTCAACTGCTCAGATTGTGAGCTTAAGGAAATCGTTATCAACGACGGGACTGGCGACATGAAGGTGACCCTGTGGGACCCTTTTGCGAATCCCAAAAAGGCCATGAAATCTTACGCCTTCAAAAATCTGTGCACCCGGGACAGAGGGTACATATACCTGCGCACAGGCCCGTCCAGCGTCGTCGAGCCGATTACCGATTTTACCGAGTCGGAAGACAAGAGCGAAACTAGCCAGCAGGAATCGAGGTCAACAGCGCTTTTGAGTGCCAAAGTGAAGGGCGTCGAAATCACCATCCAACGCCGGTGTCCCAGTTGCCGAGCCAGACAGACGGCGTTCATTGAAAAGTCCGTGTTGCACCGGTGCAAGGGCTGCAGGCTGAAGCAGTCATCGCTGGCCTTCGTTGCCTCCTTCTCGGGAAAGGCCATAGTCGGGACGGACAACGGCGAAGTCAATGTGGTCCTCATCAGCTCGGCGCTGTCCATCTACTTGCGGTGGGCCGCCCTGTGCAGTATGTTGAACGACGCAGAGGCCATCGAAAATCACCTTCTGGTGTTACCCGGCCTAGACCTGACCATCAATGCTGATTGGTTCCTTTTGTCTATCCAACGAGCTGTTGAGCCACCTGCCCCTTCGGAGGAGACTTTAAATAACTCTGATGAATTCCTTCAGGAGATGCTGGAACTTGCTGAGGTTGCAGACCACCTGCCTCTTCACACACAGCCAGTGGTACTTCCAGCACCTGAAGAGACGTTGAGTGAG aaaaaatgtGCCCTGCTGTGCTAA